In Actinomycetota bacterium, one genomic interval encodes:
- a CDS encoding DUF134 domain-containing protein, translating to MVKPKKKRKVLYPPRFYFFKPAGVPASKLESVNLTVDEYEAIRLVDIENLNHLESAKSMEISRPTFTRLLGSAHKKIGSAIVNGYAIRIEGGSFVFVNNAYRCRKCGYEWDLKADEQNKGLDIEENCPSCKEDDVENMEEMLKKCNSGYGHGRGGRLRQGRF from the coding sequence ATGGTTAAGCCGAAAAAAAAGAGAAAAGTTCTTTATCCGCCAAGATTTTATTTTTTTAAGCCTGCCGGGGTACCTGCTTCCAAACTTGAATCGGTAAATCTGACTGTTGATGAATATGAAGCAATCAGGCTTGTTGATATTGAGAATTTAAATCATCTTGAATCAGCGAAAAGTATGGAGATCTCAAGGCCTACTTTTACAAGACTGTTAGGTAGTGCGCATAAAAAGATAGGGAGCGCTATTGTTAACGGTTATGCAATACGTATAGAGGGAGGCAGTTTTGTTTTTGTTAATAATGCCTACAGATGCAGGAAGTGTGGATATGAATGGGATCTGAAAGCAGATGAACAGAACAAGGGTTTGGATATTGAAGAAAACTGCCCAAGCTGCAAAGAAGATGATGTAGAAAATATGGAAGAGATGCTTAAGAAGTGTAATTCTGGTTATGGGCATGGCCGTGGTGGAAGATTGCGGCAGGGAAGATTTTAA